One genomic segment of Impatiens glandulifera chromosome 6, dImpGla2.1, whole genome shotgun sequence includes these proteins:
- the LOC124943804 gene encoding non-specific lipid-transfer protein-like has translation MVMLLVLIFIMRTGNARSITVGCGQAIKKLLGPCEVYLSTKTFVLPPASCCSAAKELDHAIAAAASPRLAKSFCQCFRSAAHAVGSSLNLDHARAFQRNCGLKYLTIDPQAACN, from the coding sequence ATGGTGATGCTGCTGGTGCTGATATTTATCATGAGAACCGGCAATGCACGGTCTATAACGGTCGGTTGCGGTCAGGCTATAAAAAAACTGCTGGGACCATGTGAAGTCTACTTGTCCACAAAGACGTTCGTCCTTCCGCCTGCATCTTGCTGTTCTGCCGCAAAGGAACTTGATCATGCTATTGCAGCTGCTGCATCTCCACGATTAGCCAAGAGCTTCTGCCAATGCTTTCGAAGTGCTGCACATGCAGTAGGTTCATCCCTTAACCTCGATCATGCCAGGGCCTTCCAGAGAAACTGCGGTCTCAAATACTTAACCATCGACCCGCAAGCCGCCTGTAATTAA